The following are encoded in a window of Flavobacteriales bacterium genomic DNA:
- a CDS encoding CHASE3 domain-containing protein — translation MPHRIRTQEFEERRLIKLLYVGTMMLMLMLTYITYSNMERYVRTTKEVRFTNLLLIEIEAVMVTLGDQETGARGFLLSGDSTFLEPYHAALVRRPALEDSLRKHAEGTAFQAEVDSLLRQVARATDMHKLLVVNGRRNRAMRPADTERLLLGKSTMDHTRVLHERLADRVRRERRRMLDGIQEDGVGSPLLVGGYSVLAILATSLLFWRLTRALLHTEKVKDQLREKVEALDREVRDRRSVQELLQQVLDTSPAGIMTFSSVRGAQGRIVDFTWTSSNQAANNMVGRSDLLGKRLLEEMPENREHGLFDTYVEVVESGRDARRVFHYRGEGLDHWFSNHSVKLDDGFLVVFADISDQKQAEFVRFESERFQLIGQITRTVAHEVRNPLTNIQLALEQLQEDMGEAAGQHAELTEVIDRNLKRIGTLVKDMLESTRKREVDLRPCDLTEVMRKAMEKVEDRLALLEMKGHLEANGAPCVVNGDADLLVLAVTNLLVNAVEAMEPKRGELVLRTGHADGQVLLEVLDNGRGMTAEVRERLFEPFFSARRGGLGLGLTTARTILNAHDVRLTVESEEGAGTTFRLHFPCG, via the coding sequence ATGCCGCACAGGATACGCACCCAGGAGTTCGAGGAGCGCAGGCTCATCAAGCTGCTCTATGTGGGCACGATGATGCTGATGCTGATGCTCACCTACATCACGTACTCCAACATGGAGCGCTATGTGCGCACCACCAAGGAAGTGCGCTTCACCAATTTGCTGCTCATCGAGATCGAAGCGGTGATGGTGACCTTGGGTGACCAGGAGACCGGCGCTCGGGGATTCCTGCTTTCGGGGGACTCCACCTTTCTGGAACCCTACCATGCCGCGTTGGTGCGTCGCCCGGCCCTGGAGGACTCCCTGCGCAAGCACGCCGAAGGGACAGCGTTCCAAGCGGAGGTGGATTCGCTGTTGCGCCAGGTGGCACGCGCCACCGACATGCACAAGCTGCTGGTGGTCAACGGCCGCCGCAACCGCGCCATGCGCCCTGCGGATACCGAACGCCTGCTGCTGGGCAAGAGCACCATGGACCACACGCGCGTGCTGCATGAAAGACTCGCCGACAGGGTGAGACGGGAACGCAGGCGCATGCTCGATGGGATCCAGGAGGATGGTGTCGGTTCGCCATTGCTGGTGGGTGGTTACTCGGTGCTGGCCATCCTCGCCACCTCGCTGCTTTTCTGGCGCCTCACGCGCGCCCTGCTCCACACCGAAAAGGTCAAGGACCAGTTGCGCGAGAAGGTGGAGGCCCTGGACCGCGAGGTGCGCGATCGGCGCAGCGTGCAGGAGCTGCTCCAGCAGGTGCTCGATACCTCGCCGGCAGGCATCATGACCTTCTCCTCCGTGCGGGGCGCCCAAGGCCGGATCGTGGATTTCACCTGGACCTCATCCAATCAGGCCGCCAACAACATGGTGGGCCGGTCGGACCTGTTGGGGAAAAGACTGCTGGAGGAGATGCCCGAGAATCGCGAACATGGCCTCTTCGACACTTATGTGGAGGTGGTCGAGTCGGGCCGGGATGCGCGCCGGGTCTTCCACTACCGCGGCGAAGGCCTCGACCATTGGTTCTCCAACCACAGCGTGAAGCTCGATGATGGCTTCCTGGTGGTGTTCGCCGACATCAGCGACCAGAAGCAGGCGGAGTTCGTCCGGTTCGAGAGCGAACGTTTCCAGTTGATCGGCCAGATCACACGCACGGTGGCACATGAGGTGCGGAATCCGCTCACCAACATCCAGCTCGCCTTGGAACAGCTTCAGGAGGATATGGGCGAGGCGGCCGGGCAGCACGCGGAGCTGACCGAGGTGATCGACCGCAACCTGAAGCGCATCGGCACCCTGGTGAAGGACATGCTCGAATCCACCCGCAAGCGCGAAGTGGACCTGCGCCCCTGCGATCTGACGGAGGTGATGCGCAAGGCCATGGAAAAGGTGGAGGACCGGCTCGCGCTCTTGGAGATGAAAGGACACCTGGAGGCCAATGGTGCTCCGTGTGTGGTGAATGGTGATGCCGATCTGCTGGTGCTGGCGGTGACCAACCTGCTGGTGAACGCGGTGGAGGCCATGGAGCCGAAGCGTGGCGAACTCGTGCTCAGGACAGGCCATGCCGATGGGCAGGTACTGCTGGAGGTCCTGGACAATGGCCGGGGCATGACGGCCGAGGTGCGCGAACGGCTCTTCGAACCCTTCTTCTCCGCCCGGCGTGGTGGCCTGGGTCTTGGACTCACCACAGCGCGCACGATCCTCAACGCGCATGATGTGCGGCTCACTGTGGAAAGTGAGGAGGGCGCCGGCACCACATTCAGGTTGCACTTCCCATGTGGCTGA
- a CDS encoding sigma-54-dependent Fis family transcriptional regulator, giving the protein MAHHRILILDDDPDLRMLLARYLKKAGYHVETAGRGSDAKALLAASKFHLVLCDHRLPDTDGLEMLKHIRAQAPDTRVIIITGFSEVRLAVELMRRGALDYITKPLVPDELLMRVQDVLAAGDAPANGAGAKRPEKTRGAADMNDDGYVEGSGPGAALIAKHIALVAPTDMTVLITGETGTGKEFVARRLHRGSDRAKAPFVAVDCGALPKEIAGSELFGHTKGAFTGAVADRAGSFEMAHGGTLFLDEIGNLSYENQVKLLRVLQERTIRRIGGTKDIAVDVRILAATNEDLHKAVSEGRFREDLLHRINEFTIHLPPLRERREDIERFAMHFVVLANARLGRNVEHFDEAAREALKRHAWTGNLRELGNVVKRAVLLSTGDTVTSDCLPAVVLAGGPPASHGHAAVATDDGLRGVAQQAEREAILTALERNGYNKSRTAEQLNIDRKTLYNKLKSFGIEA; this is encoded by the coding sequence ATGGCACACCACCGCATCCTCATCCTCGATGACGACCCCGATCTGCGCATGCTGCTGGCGCGCTACCTGAAGAAGGCCGGCTACCACGTGGAGACCGCCGGACGTGGCAGCGATGCGAAGGCGCTCCTGGCGGCATCGAAGTTCCATCTGGTGCTTTGCGACCACCGCCTGCCGGACACCGATGGGCTGGAGATGCTCAAGCACATTCGCGCACAGGCGCCGGATACCCGCGTGATCATCATCACAGGCTTCTCCGAAGTGCGGCTCGCCGTGGAACTGATGCGGCGCGGCGCACTGGACTACATCACCAAGCCGCTGGTGCCCGATGAGTTGTTGATGCGCGTGCAGGATGTGCTGGCGGCCGGGGATGCGCCCGCCAACGGTGCCGGTGCGAAGCGGCCGGAAAAGACGCGTGGCGCGGCGGACATGAACGACGACGGCTACGTGGAGGGCAGTGGCCCCGGGGCCGCGCTCATAGCCAAGCACATCGCCTTGGTGGCGCCCACGGACATGACCGTACTGATCACCGGCGAGACCGGCACTGGCAAGGAATTCGTCGCGCGGCGTCTGCATCGCGGCAGCGATCGCGCCAAGGCCCCCTTCGTGGCCGTGGACTGTGGCGCATTGCCCAAGGAGATCGCCGGCAGCGAACTCTTCGGCCATACCAAGGGCGCCTTCACCGGGGCCGTCGCCGATCGCGCGGGCAGCTTTGAAATGGCCCATGGCGGCACGCTCTTCCTGGACGAGATCGGCAACCTCAGCTACGAGAACCAGGTGAAGTTGTTGCGCGTGCTGCAGGAGCGCACCATACGCCGCATCGGCGGCACCAAGGACATCGCCGTGGACGTGCGCATCCTGGCCGCCACCAACGAGGACCTGCACAAGGCCGTGTCAGAGGGCCGTTTCCGTGAGGACCTGCTCCACCGCATCAACGAGTTCACCATCCACCTGCCACCGCTGCGCGAACGGCGAGAGGACATCGAGCGCTTCGCCATGCACTTCGTGGTGCTCGCCAATGCGCGGTTGGGCCGCAACGTGGAACACTTCGATGAGGCCGCCCGTGAGGCCCTGAAGCGCCATGCCTGGACGGGCAACCTGCGCGAGTTGGGCAACGTGGTGAAGCGGGCGGTGCTGCTTAGCACGGGCGACACGGTCACATCTGACTGCCTGCCCGCCGTGGTGCTGGCCGGCGGCCCTCCCGCCTCGCATGGCCATGCCGCCGTTGCCACCGATGATGGCTTGCGCGGCGTGGCCCAGCAGGCCGAGCGTGAAGCGATCCTGACCGCGCTGGAGCGCAACGGCTACAACAAGTCGCGCACGGCCGAGCAACTCAACATCGACCGCAAGACGCTCTACAACAAGCTGAAGAGCTTCGGAATCGAAGCCTGA
- a CDS encoding response regulator, with protein sequence MKRILLVDDEQEICTLLSGLLARAGMSCRMAHSLAEGRSALKTGDFDAVFVDIHLPDGLGYELIPEIKRHMPRARCVTISAVDAERDRAMAHGADGFVAKPFSRSDIWRSLGVDPTSFPQAKA encoded by the coding sequence ATGAAGAGAATTCTACTCGTGGACGACGAACAGGAGATCTGCACCCTGCTCAGCGGGCTTCTCGCACGCGCGGGCATGTCCTGCCGCATGGCGCATTCGCTGGCCGAGGGCCGCAGTGCTTTGAAGACAGGTGATTTCGACGCCGTTTTCGTGGACATCCACCTGCCCGATGGCCTCGGCTACGAACTTATCCCGGAGATCAAGCGCCACATGCCCCGGGCCCGCTGCGTCACCATCAGCGCCGTGGACGCCGAGCGCGACAGGGCCATGGCCCATGGCGCGGACGGTTTCGTGGCCAAACCATTCTCCCGGTCCGACATCTGGCGCAGCCTGGGTGTCGATCCCACGTCATTCCCTCAAGCCAAAGCCTGA
- a CDS encoding DUF1328 domain-containing protein codes for MLRWSATFLVIAIIAAIFGFGGIAAGAASIAKVLFFLFLVLFVLSLIFGGRLMKRM; via the coding sequence ATGTTACGCTGGTCCGCTACCTTCCTCGTGATCGCGATCATCGCAGCGATCTTCGGCTTCGGCGGCATCGCGGCAGGTGCCGCTTCCATCGCCAAGGTCCTCTTCTTCCTCTTCCTGGTGCTCTTCGTGCTCAGCCTCATTTTCGGCGGGCGGCTCATGAAGCGCATGTGA
- a CDS encoding outer membrane beta-barrel protein produces the protein MRTTSIPSLATAILICCALQAIGQEVRLGGGWSGSNVREAGDQMWTGQAGYLLGADVLLGGQWFLRSGAHLHVRNLNYTMAGTTPDGEVVGTDVEYRYTSRSLRVPAHVGLRLIDPVSDPALNIYVFGGPTALMALSADLRNDALEVETRPAQWQLGFGGGVELGFLFAEAGYDVAMTNVFKGEVFSTNPRVNNAYLTGGMRLRLAR, from the coding sequence ATGAGAACGACAAGCATCCCATCCCTTGCCACGGCCATCTTGATCTGCTGTGCCCTGCAGGCGATCGGCCAGGAGGTCCGCCTCGGAGGCGGCTGGTCCGGCAGCAACGTGCGCGAAGCCGGTGACCAAATGTGGACAGGCCAGGCCGGTTACCTGTTGGGCGCGGATGTTCTGCTCGGCGGCCAATGGTTCCTGCGCAGCGGCGCTCATCTCCACGTACGCAACTTGAACTACACGATGGCGGGCACCACACCCGACGGCGAAGTGGTCGGCACCGATGTGGAATACCGCTACACCAGCCGGTCGCTTCGGGTGCCCGCACATGTCGGCCTGCGACTCATTGATCCCGTGTCGGACCCGGCTCTGAACATCTACGTCTTCGGAGGCCCCACCGCGTTGATGGCCTTGAGCGCCGACCTGCGCAATGACGCACTGGAGGTGGAGACCCGGCCCGCCCAATGGCAGCTGGGCTTCGGCGGCGGTGTGGAGTTGGGCTTCCTTTTCGCCGAGGCGGGCTATGATGTGGCCATGACCAACGTGTTCAAGGGTGAAGTATTCAGCACCAACCCGCGCGTGAACAACGCGTACCTTACCGGTGGCATGCGCCTGCGCCTGGCACGCTGA
- the lepA gene encoding translation elongation factor 4 — MEHIRNFCIIAHIDHGKSTLADRLLQMTGTIADRDMQAQNLDDMDLERERGITIKSKAIQMDYSLNGQKYILNLIDTPGHVDFSYEVSRSIAACEGALLIVDATQGIQAQTISNLYLALEHDLEIIPILNKMDLPSANPEEVKDQIVDLLGCRREEILSASGKTGLGVDKVLEAVVERIPAPKGDPDAPLQALIFDSVFNSFRGIIAYFRVLNGTIRKGDKVKFFNTGVVYDADEVGILKMEISPRPEVRAGDVGYIISGIKTASEVKVGDTITHKDRPCSEGIKGFEDVKPMVWAGIFPVDTDEYEELRDAMEKLQLNDASLTWTPESSAALGFGFRCGFLGLLHMEIIQERLEREFNMTVITTVPNVGYIVTKTNGDVLEVHNPSELPEVMHIDKIEEPYIKAQVITKAEYTGAIMTLCIDKRGMLTGQNYLTTDRVELTFELPLGEVVFDFYDKLKSISRGYASFDYHPIGHKESDLIKLDILLNGEKVDALSALIHRDHAHELGKKMCSKLKELLPRQMFDIPIQAAIGAKIVARETVKALRKDVTAKCYGGDISRKRKLLEKQKEGKKRMRQVGSVEVPQQAFLAVLKLD, encoded by the coding sequence ATGGAACACATCCGCAACTTCTGCATCATCGCCCACATCGACCACGGCAAAAGCACCCTGGCGGACAGGCTGTTGCAGATGACCGGCACCATCGCCGACCGCGACATGCAGGCCCAGAACCTGGACGACATGGACCTGGAGCGGGAGCGGGGCATCACCATCAAGAGCAAGGCGATCCAGATGGACTACTCCCTCAATGGGCAGAAGTACATCCTGAACCTGATCGATACACCCGGCCATGTGGACTTCAGCTACGAGGTGAGCCGCAGCATCGCCGCCTGTGAGGGCGCCCTGCTGATCGTGGACGCCACCCAGGGGATCCAGGCGCAGACCATCAGCAACCTGTACCTGGCCTTGGAGCACGACCTGGAGATCATCCCCATCCTCAACAAGATGGACCTCCCTTCGGCCAACCCCGAGGAGGTGAAGGACCAGATCGTGGACCTGCTGGGCTGCCGTCGGGAGGAGATCCTCAGCGCCAGTGGCAAGACCGGCCTGGGCGTGGACAAGGTGCTGGAAGCCGTGGTGGAGCGCATCCCCGCACCCAAAGGCGACCCCGATGCACCGTTGCAGGCGCTCATCTTCGACAGCGTCTTCAACTCCTTCCGGGGCATCATCGCCTACTTCCGCGTGCTGAACGGCACCATCCGCAAGGGCGACAAGGTGAAGTTCTTCAACACCGGCGTGGTGTACGACGCGGATGAGGTGGGCATCCTCAAAATGGAGATCAGCCCGCGGCCCGAGGTGCGCGCCGGCGATGTGGGCTACATCATCAGCGGCATCAAGACCGCCAGCGAGGTGAAGGTGGGCGACACCATAACCCACAAGGACAGGCCCTGTTCCGAAGGCATCAAAGGCTTCGAGGACGTGAAACCCATGGTGTGGGCGGGCATCTTCCCGGTGGACACCGACGAGTATGAGGAGTTGCGCGATGCCATGGAAAAGCTCCAACTCAACGACGCCAGCCTCACCTGGACGCCCGAGAGCAGCGCCGCCCTCGGCTTCGGCTTCCGCTGCGGCTTCCTGGGCCTGCTGCACATGGAGATCATCCAGGAGCGGCTGGAGCGCGAGTTCAACATGACGGTGATCACCACCGTGCCCAACGTGGGCTACATCGTCACCAAGACCAACGGCGACGTGCTGGAGGTGCACAACCCCAGCGAACTGCCCGAGGTGATGCACATCGACAAGATCGAGGAGCCCTACATCAAGGCCCAGGTGATCACCAAGGCGGAGTACACCGGCGCGATCATGACCCTGTGCATCGACAAGCGCGGCATGCTCACCGGGCAGAACTACCTCACCACCGACCGCGTGGAACTCACCTTCGAACTGCCGCTGGGCGAAGTGGTCTTCGATTTCTACGACAAGCTGAAGTCGATCTCCCGCGGCTATGCCAGCTTCGACTACCACCCCATCGGCCACAAGGAGAGCGACCTCATCAAGCTGGACATCCTGCTCAACGGCGAAAAGGTGGACGCTCTCAGTGCGCTCATCCACCGCGACCATGCGCACGAGCTGGGCAAGAAGATGTGCAGCAAGCTGAAGGAATTGCTGCCCCGCCAGATGTTCGACATCCCCATCCAGGCGGCCATCGGCGCCAAGATCGTGGCGCGCGAAACGGTGAAGGCCCTGCGCAAGGACGTGACCGCCAAGTGCTACGGTGGCGACATCAGCCGTAAGCGCAAACTGCTGGAGAAGCAGAAGGAAGGAAAGAAGCGGATGCGGCAGGTAGGCTCGGTGGAAGTGCCCCAGCAGGCTTTCCTGGCGGTGCTGAAGCTCGATTGA
- a CDS encoding gliding motility-associated C-terminal domain-containing protein: MTMFPRSIPVLLALGLSLPMLAQVDPNEPGYDTWKIEQAPPGQPIVITPEMLEEAMQEGARSGCDCWIQPDGTYTLAMGPNDDGSSALLPLPFTFQLYGNNYTSCHINNNGNLTFNGAFGGFTAAGFPNGTNVMVAPFWADVDTRFGQGQVWRKVTPTALYVNWVNVGYYTAAGMPANNYLVNSFQVIITNGNDPVVPNGGNVSFCYGNMGWSTGNASGGVNGFGGTPATVGANRGDGVNYMQFGRFDQPGMAYDGPFGANDGVDWLEDKHFIFSTDITTSNVPPIAVSQSVCDSLVLCVGETATLEVTFLAPEPNQTTVANSTAPSLSNYQIVSNTSGVSAVIVTEFTPLPGDVGFHVVTFTATDNGNPVMTSTLSVVVEVQQGDVLPPGEVTLCTTSAPVDLLPLLVGAPAGGTWTGPNGNNHSGTFNPATDTPGEYLYAYIVGTECASYGTVTTAVVTPANAGNNGNHISCTTGPPVALFPLLGGNPDGGGIWLAPNGQPFTSNFFDPAVHPAGNYSYVAIGAFPCPNDTSTVSVVLQQAVNAGEDATLTVCVDAAPVDMLAALAGTPQAGGEWTGPNNTPSTGIFNAAADPVGAYTYMVSAVAPCPDQSSVLTIATDPLPWAGNDGTVRRCADAAPVNLFTQLAGAPNDWGFWLDPDGNVYDGWMDPATEPTGTHLYIVVGIGSCAHLIDTAAVEVVIDPLPEVSFIVEPLAGCDPLEVTITNTTPVEYLGVCQWVLGDGSATGGCDGTVHWYQDPGSYAINLTVTTPEGCTDNLLVPGAVLVEPAPEATYLFSPDPGTEFNNTVYFTADDPQAILFEWTVDGVPFGTGPSVQYSFPNVMGGEYEVCLFVEDRYGCTDRQCKTIPILVPLVAIPNAFTPDGDGLNDVFLPVTIDVDPKEHLFEVYDRWGQLVFSSTKVGEGWDGRHSSGGEILPQGVYVWRLTYLPVFTSDKIERRGTVTLIK; this comes from the coding sequence ATGACCATGTTTCCGCGTTCCATTCCTGTCCTGCTCGCACTTGGCCTTTCCCTGCCCATGCTGGCCCAGGTGGACCCCAATGAACCGGGCTACGATACCTGGAAGATCGAACAGGCCCCGCCCGGCCAGCCGATCGTGATCACCCCGGAGATGCTGGAAGAGGCCATGCAGGAGGGTGCGCGCAGCGGATGCGATTGCTGGATACAACCGGATGGCACCTACACGCTGGCCATGGGCCCCAACGATGACGGCTCCTCGGCGCTGCTTCCCCTGCCCTTCACCTTCCAGCTCTACGGCAACAACTACACGAGCTGCCACATCAACAACAACGGCAACCTCACCTTCAACGGCGCTTTCGGAGGCTTCACCGCAGCGGGCTTCCCCAATGGTACCAACGTGATGGTGGCACCTTTCTGGGCCGATGTGGACACGCGTTTCGGGCAGGGACAGGTTTGGCGCAAGGTGACGCCCACCGCCCTGTATGTGAACTGGGTGAACGTGGGCTATTACACGGCCGCAGGCATGCCCGCCAACAACTACCTGGTGAACTCCTTCCAAGTGATCATCACCAATGGCAACGACCCTGTGGTGCCCAACGGCGGCAATGTGTCCTTCTGCTACGGCAATATGGGCTGGAGCACTGGCAATGCCAGCGGTGGCGTCAATGGATTCGGGGGCACCCCCGCCACAGTGGGGGCCAACCGGGGCGATGGGGTGAACTACATGCAGTTCGGTCGTTTCGACCAGCCGGGCATGGCCTACGATGGGCCATTCGGTGCCAATGATGGCGTGGATTGGCTGGAGGACAAGCACTTCATCTTCTCCACCGACATCACCACGTCCAATGTACCGCCCATCGCGGTAAGCCAGTCGGTCTGCGACAGCCTGGTGCTCTGTGTGGGCGAAACGGCCACCCTGGAGGTCACCTTTCTGGCGCCCGAGCCCAACCAGACCACGGTGGCCAACTCCACGGCACCCTCCCTGAGCAACTACCAGATCGTGTCCAATACTTCGGGCGTCTCAGCGGTGATCGTCACGGAGTTCACCCCGCTGCCTGGTGACGTGGGCTTCCATGTGGTCACCTTCACGGCCACCGACAATGGCAACCCGGTGATGACCAGCACCCTGTCGGTGGTGGTTGAGGTCCAGCAGGGCGATGTGCTGCCCCCGGGTGAAGTGACCTTGTGCACCACCTCCGCGCCGGTGGATCTGCTGCCCCTGCTGGTGGGTGCGCCAGCGGGTGGTACTTGGACCGGCCCCAACGGCAACAACCACTCCGGCACCTTCAACCCGGCCACCGACACGCCTGGCGAATACCTCTACGCCTATATCGTGGGCACGGAATGCGCCTCCTATGGCACGGTGACCACCGCCGTGGTGACCCCGGCCAACGCGGGGAACAACGGCAACCACATCTCCTGCACCACGGGTCCGCCAGTGGCGCTCTTCCCCCTGCTTGGCGGCAACCCGGATGGCGGCGGGATCTGGCTGGCGCCCAATGGCCAACCCTTCACCAGCAATTTCTTCGACCCCGCAGTGCATCCGGCGGGCAACTATTCCTACGTGGCCATCGGCGCCTTCCCCTGCCCCAACGACACTTCCACGGTGAGCGTGGTGCTGCAACAGGCCGTGAACGCCGGTGAGGACGCCACCCTTACCGTATGTGTGGACGCGGCGCCGGTGGACATGCTCGCCGCCTTGGCTGGCACTCCCCAGGCAGGCGGTGAATGGACCGGCCCCAACAACACCCCCAGCACGGGCATCTTCAACGCCGCCGCCGACCCGGTGGGTGCCTATACCTACATGGTCAGCGCGGTGGCCCCCTGCCCGGACCAGAGTTCCGTCCTCACCATCGCCACCGACCCGTTGCCTTGGGCCGGCAACGATGGCACCGTGCGGCGCTGTGCCGACGCCGCGCCGGTGAACCTCTTCACGCAATTGGCCGGCGCTCCCAACGACTGGGGCTTCTGGCTGGATCCCGATGGGAACGTCTACGACGGCTGGATGGACCCTGCCACAGAACCCACCGGAACGCACCTCTACATTGTGGTGGGTATCGGCAGCTGCGCGCACCTGATCGACACGGCGGCCGTTGAGGTGGTGATCGATCCCCTGCCGGAGGTGTCCTTTATCGTGGAACCCCTGGCAGGCTGCGACCCCCTGGAAGTGACCATCACCAACACCACACCGGTGGAATATCTCGGCGTGTGCCAGTGGGTCCTGGGCGATGGCAGCGCCACCGGCGGATGCGACGGGACGGTGCATTGGTACCAGGACCCCGGCAGCTACGCGATCAACCTGACGGTGACCACGCCGGAAGGCTGCACCGACAACCTGTTGGTACCCGGCGCCGTGCTGGTGGAGCCCGCTCCGGAAGCGACCTACTTGTTCAGCCCCGACCCCGGCACGGAATTCAACAACACGGTCTACTTCACCGCGGATGACCCCCAGGCGATCCTCTTTGAGTGGACGGTGGATGGTGTGCCCTTCGGTACAGGACCTTCGGTCCAATACAGCTTCCCCAATGTGATGGGGGGTGAATATGAGGTCTGCCTGTTCGTGGAGGACCGCTACGGCTGCACGGACCGCCAGTGCAAGACGATCCCCATCCTGGTGCCCCTGGTGGCCATCCCCAACGCCTTCACCCCCGATGGGGACGGCCTCAATGATGTGTTCCTGCCGGTGACCATCGATGTGGATCCCAAGGAGCACCTCTTCGAGGTGTACGACCGTTGGGGCCAGCTCGTCTTCAGCTCCACCAAGGTGGGCGAGGGCTGGGACGGCCGCCATTCCAGCGGCGGCGAGATCCTGCCCCAGGGCGTGTACGTCTGGCGGCTCACCTACCTGCCGGTGTTCACCTCGGACAAGATCGAGCGCCGGGGCACGGTGACCCTCATCAAATAG
- a CDS encoding sigma-70 family RNA polymerase sigma factor, whose protein sequence is MTDDELVQGCLKADPAAQEALYQRYARKMMSICMRYAHNRDQAQDMLQDGFVKVFHKMAHYRADGPLGGWIARTMVNTALDHIRRNKPYDQSLDLTEAEYLHQEDATVLGTMTTDELMALIQALPTGYRTVFNLFAIEGYPHKEIADMLGISENTSKSQFMKARAYLRKLLPKEAVAQYGHGHED, encoded by the coding sequence ATGACCGACGATGAACTGGTGCAAGGATGCCTGAAGGCCGACCCAGCCGCCCAGGAGGCCCTGTACCAGCGATATGCCCGCAAGATGATGAGCATCTGCATGCGATACGCCCACAACCGGGACCAGGCCCAGGACATGCTCCAGGACGGCTTCGTGAAGGTGTTCCACAAGATGGCCCACTACCGCGCCGATGGGCCCTTGGGCGGTTGGATCGCACGCACCATGGTGAACACGGCGTTGGACCACATCCGCCGCAACAAGCCCTACGACCAGAGCCTGGACCTGACGGAAGCCGAGTACCTGCACCAAGAGGACGCCACCGTACTGGGCACCATGACCACCGACGAGCTCATGGCGTTGATACAAGCTCTGCCCACAGGGTATCGCACGGTGTTCAACCTGTTCGCCATCGAAGGTTATCCGCACAAGGAGATCGCCGATATGCTGGGCATCTCGGAGAACACCTCCAAATCGCAATTCATGAAGGCGCGGGCCTACCTGCGCAAGCTGCTGCCCAAGGAGGCGGTGGCCCAATACGGCCACGGACATGAGGACTGA
- a CDS encoding gliding motility-associated C-terminal domain-containing protein, whose amino-acid sequence MRTDGLNELMRARFHGHESPVDPGVWQAIRSNLAPQGVPLEDLMRERFDGHEMEAPPNAWQNIQGQLGQGAPAPPAAGTGTWGAWGWAASGLALVAVAVGVYLAVDQNDAPPAVAELVQEGGQGIPGVSSEAPTGEVLDMADPEHEVTTAGAGSEARTRPQGTAPTNAPVERGDAGEALGTHAEPAAPRDPTIQAGTSQVPEGKRLVEEVLSEMTRSAEPESTERAEPAKADKIPSTTPQEQTAQPELELIAPAPPPPLFMPNTFTPNGDGVNDTYEVVADGFAQVRIRVFSVHNNQLVFSSDHGAPWDGANCSTGHYVVAVEAITEDGRLVTQGKVVYLNADP is encoded by the coding sequence ATGAGGACTGACGGCCTGAACGAGCTGATGCGCGCGCGCTTCCATGGGCATGAGTCGCCCGTGGACCCCGGCGTTTGGCAGGCCATCCGATCCAACCTGGCGCCCCAGGGCGTGCCTTTGGAGGATCTGATGCGCGAGCGCTTCGATGGCCACGAGATGGAGGCGCCGCCGAACGCCTGGCAGAATATCCAAGGACAGTTGGGGCAGGGCGCGCCAGCGCCTCCTGCGGCGGGCACCGGCACCTGGGGCGCATGGGGCTGGGCCGCATCCGGTTTGGCCTTGGTGGCCGTGGCCGTGGGCGTATACCTGGCCGTTGACCAGAATGACGCACCACCCGCTGTCGCTGAATTGGTGCAGGAAGGTGGTCAGGGCATCCCCGGGGTGAGTTCGGAAGCGCCGACGGGGGAAGTGCTGGACATGGCCGATCCGGAGCATGAAGTGACCACAGCAGGCGCGGGATCCGAGGCGCGAACAAGGCCTCAGGGAACCGCTCCCACGAACGCGCCCGTTGAGCGTGGCGATGCCGGTGAAGCACTTGGAACACACGCGGAGCCAGCCGCTCCCCGCGATCCAACGATCCAGGCCGGAACCTCCCAAGTGCCTGAAGGCAAGCGCTTGGTGGAGGAAGTGCTGAGCGAAATGACGCGGTCAGCCGAACCGGAAAGTACCGAACGTGCAGAACCGGCCAAAGCCGACAAGATCCCCTCGACCACGCCGCAGGAGCAGACCGCTCAACCGGAGTTGGAGCTCATCGCACCTGCACCCCCGCCGCCCCTGTTCATGCCCAACACCTTCACCCCCAATGGCGACGGCGTGAACGACACCTATGAAGTGGTGGCCGACGGTTTCGCCCAGGTGCGCATCCGGGTGTTCTCCGTGCACAACAACCAGTTGGTCTTCAGCAGTGACCACGGTGCGCCTTGGGATGGCGCGAATTGTTCCACCGGCCATTACGTGGTGGCCGTGGAGGCCATTACCGAGGATGGCCGCTTGGTGACCCAAGGGAAGGTGGTGTATTTGAACGCCGACCCTTGA